Part of the Flavobacterium sp. MDT1-60 genome, TTCACAACCATGGGAAGGACGCCAGGGTGTAGCTTCTTTTTTCCCTTATAAAGTGGGAGATAAATACTTTGGTTTTTACAGCGGTGCTTATCCTTTTAATTCCTGGGCAGATTATCCAAAGAAAACCGGAAAAGGTTGGTTTGTAGCTTTGGCAGAATCAAAAAGTTTAGAAGGACCTTGGCAAAGAATGAATAAAGGTCTGGAACCAATAAAATCAATTCATCCGCAGTTTGTAGAAAATCCAATCGTAAGTCAATTACCAAACGATTTGTACATCGCCATTTTTGATGGAGGCCCGGACGGGTGGGGACATCATTTACCAAATATGATTGGATATTCACTCTCGAAAGACGGAATCAATTGGGGAGAAGCACGCTACCTGCCCATAGAAACAAAAGTCGATAAATGGTGGGATATCATGAGAACACCACTTTGCCTGATTCCGGAAGGAAATGATGTGTATACAATAGTTTACGCCGCCATAGATCTGAAAAAAAGATTTCACCCAATGGGAATGGTTAAAGTAAAGTTGAATAAAGACGTAATGGAATCTAGATTGAAAGAGTTGAAATAGAGTCAAGAGGAAAGAACCAAGATTATAGAGAATAGAATATAGAAACTTTGCGACTCTGCGACTGCGAAGATTATTTCACCAGCATAGATTCCAGAAAAAAATAAAAAAACTAGTGCCTTAGCGCCTTCGTGGCTAAAACCAAAAACATGAAAACCAAATACCTAATTATTACCCTTACTGCACTTTTCATAAGCAGTTGCGCAACGACTAAATATAAGAAACGAGAAATCAACGAAACCGTAATGCAGGAGATTTACAACGAAATCAAAACGCCTTATAAATACGGTTTGGTGATGGTTCCAACAGATAACTCTTACAAAATGGATTGTCCGAGTGTTTTTAGAAAAGACGGAAAATGGTTCATGACGTATTTGATTTACGGTGGAAGAGGTTACGAAACCTGGCTGGCAGAAAGTGATGATTTATTGCATTGGAAACATTTAGGAAAAGTAATGTCTTTTTCTGAAAACGAACAACATTGGGACGTCAACCAAAAAGCAGGATATATTTCGTTGCAGGATCCAACCTGGGGAGGAAGCTACGAATGGGAAAAATATGAGGATAAATATTGGATGAGTTATTTTGGTGGAGACAGCAAAGGGTACGAAGCCGGAGTTTTGTCTATCGGAATGGCGTACACGAAGGAATCTCCAACAAAAGCACATGAATTTCAACGTTTAGAAAAACCGGTTTTAACGCCAAAAGACAATGATGCCAGATGGTGGGATAATAGTACCATGTATAAAAACAGTGTGATTCGTGATAAAGATAAATTGACAGGACACAATTTTATCATGTATTACAATGCGCGTGGTGATAGTTTAAATCCTGCTAAAGGCGCAGAACGTATTGCTATGGCAGTATCGAACGATATGAAACAATGGAAGCGTTATGGCAATAAACCTTTAATCAATCATCATAAAGGAATTTCAGGAGATGCTTATATTCAGCGTATTAATGATACCTGGGTGATGTTCTATTTTGGAGCTTTTTGGACGGGTTGGAATCAAGGTGCATTTAACCGTTTTGCAGTTTCGAATGATTTAGTAAACTGGACCGACTGGAAAGGCGAAGATCTTATCAAATCATCTGAACCTTATGACGATATGTTTGCGCATAAATCATTTGTGGTCAAATATAATGGAGTAGTGTATCATTTTTATTGCGCCGTAAATAAAGCAGAACAAAGAGGAATTGCAATTGCATCCTCGAAAGATTTGGGTAAAAGTGAAATGAATTTTGTGGCGCCGCCGGAGAAAAAGGAGAAGAAATAGTTATAAGTTATGAAATACGTTAATACTCTTTACTCAAAAAATAAACAATAACATTTTTGTGTCAAAAATGATGACTCCGTAGGAGACACTGGTCGGTAGAAAAACAAATTATCGTAGAGAAAAAATTATGTCCCGTAGGGACATTTGAAATAATAATAATGAAATACAATATAAAACCAATGTTTACGTCAAAATCAAAATATAAAAAATCATTTTCCATTTTTCGATTTTCGATTACATTTTACATTTTACTTCTAACAATTGGAGCCCAGGCACAATCCGTAACCGGAGAACCTGCCGGAATTCCTGAATTGCACAAAAAATACGAATTTGCTCCGTGGGAAGATCCAACGGTGACGAGTATCAACAGACAACCTTCACGAGCAACGGCGTATTCGTATGCAAATGTTGAAGATGCACTAAAAGGCGACAGAACCAAAAGCCGACTTAAAATGCTAACCGGCGATTGGGATTTTAAATATGCCTCAAATCTAAAAGAAGCTTCAAAAGATTTTTATAAAGGAAGAGTTGCCGGTTGGGACAAAATCGAAGTGCCATCGAACTGGGAATTAAAAGGCTATGATATTCCGATTTACAAAAGTGCGGTTTATCCTTTTAGACCTATAAATCCGCCTTTTATACCTAAAGATTATAATGGAGTGGGTTCGTACCAACGCACTTTTACCGTTCCGGAAAATTGGAAAGATATGACCGTTACATTGCATTTTGGTGGCGTAAGTTCTGGTTTTCAGGTTTGGTTGAACGGAGAATTTTTAGGATATGGAGAGGACAGTTGTCTGCCATCAGAATTTGATATTACGCCTTATTTGAAAGAAGGAGAAAATGTAGTTTCGGTACAGGTAATTCGCTGGACAGATGGTTCATATTTGGAAGATCAGGATCACTGGCGTGTGAGTGGAATCCAGCGTGAAGTTTTCATCATGGCTGAACCAAAATTACGCATTCAGGATTTCTTTTATCAAACCAAATTAGACAAGGAATACAAAGACGCTTCTTTTCAATTACGTCCAAAAGTAGAAAATCTGACAGGCGAAAAAATCAAAGATTATACATTTCAGGCACAATTATACGATGCCAATAATGTGGCTTTATTTAAAGAACCACTTAAAAAACCAGTGATCGATATGATCAACGAAAGTTATCCTCGTCTGGATAATGTACGTTTTGGAATGTTTAAGGAAAACATTGCTAATCCAAAAAAATGGAGTTCTGAAGAACCTAATTTGTACACTTTGGTAATGTCGATAAAAGACGTCAACGGAAATATTACAGAAGCAAAAAGCTGTAAAGTTGGTTTCCGATCCATCGAATTTTCTAAAGAGAATGGAAAAATGCTCATCAACGGAAAAGAAACTTATGTATATGGTGTAAACCGTCACGATCAGCATCCGACAAAAGGAAAAGCGGTAAATCGAGAGGATATCAAACAGGATATTACCACGATTAAAAAGTTCAATTTCAATTTAATCAGAACCAGCCATTATCCAAATGATCCTTATTTTTATGAGTTATGTGATCAATACGGAATCATGGTTATGGACGAAGCGAATCAGGAAACACACGGAATTGGCGGAAAATTAAGTAACGATCCAAAATGGACCAATGCGTATTTAGAGCGCATGACCCGAATGGTAGAAAGAGATAAAAATCACCCATCTGTAGTTTTCTGGAGTTTAGGAAACGAAGGAGGAAAAGGACCAAACCACGCCGCAATGTCGGGTTGGGTTCATGATTTTGATATCACGCGCCCTGTGCATTACGAACCAGCACAGGGAAATCCGAGATTAGAAGGTTATATCGACCCGCTTGATCCGAGATATCCTAAAACGATCGATCACGCTTATCGATTTGAGAACCCGCAGGATGAACCTTATGTTGATATGGTAAGTCGATTCTATCCGGGCGTTTTTACTCCTAAATTTTTGGTGGATCAAAAGAAAGATACACGACCAATTATTTTTGTGGAGTATTCTCATGCTATGGGAAATTCAGTTGGAAATTTAAAAGAATTATGGGATGAATTCCGTTCGCTTCCAAGAGTAATAGGAGGTTGTATCTGGGAATTTAAAGACCAGGGATTAGTAAAAAAAGATCCGGCAACCGGTCAGGAATTTTTTGCCCATGGAGGAGATTTTGGCGAAAAATACCATGATGGAAATTTCAATACAAAAGGGATTGTTGATTCTAACGGAAAACCAAAAGGATCGATTTATGAAAATAAATGGATTTATCAGCCAGCGACAAGTACATTAAAAGATAATTTTCAATTAGAAATTAAAAATCGTCAGGCCGTAAAATCCTTGGCAGATTATATTCCGGTTTTGAAAATTTTAGAAAACGGAAATATTATCAAAACTCAAATTCTAAAACCTTTCAATTTAGAAGCCGGACAATCTACCGTTTTAGATGTAAAACAATATTTGCCGAAATTGAAAAAGGATACAGAATATTTTCTGAATATCGAATTCCAGCTTTCAAAAGAGGAACTGTGGGCTTCTAAAGGTTACGCTGTCGCGGAAGATCAATTTCTGTTGAAAAAATCAGATGTTGTACTTGATTTTAAAAACGAAAAAGATTCAAAGTTTAAGGCCACAGAAACCGATTCTGATTTTAAAATCAAAGGAAAAAATTTCGACATCAACATCAGTAAAACAAATGGAGCATTGAATTCGTATGTTTTCAATGGTGAAGAACAGGTTTTTGCTCCCCTGTTGCCTAATTTTGTTAGACCACTTACGGATAATGATAAAAGAGGATGGAAATCGCATAAAGTTTTAAAGCCATGGTATCAGGCTAAACCAAAATTGGTGAATACAAAAATGGCAATCGCAATTGATGGAACCATAATCACCAGTGATTACGAAATCATCAAAGACAGTGCGCAAGTACAAGTTGTTTACAAAATCAATGAAAATGGAGTTATTAAAGTTGATTACAATTTAAAAGCGACAAACAAATTACCAAACATTCCAAAAATCGGAATGCAAATGGGAATTCAGAGAAAGTTTGACCAAATTTCATGGTATGGAAAAGGAGAGTTAGAGAATTATATTGACAGAATTTTTGGATCTTTCGTTGGAAAATATTCGTTGCCGATTAATGACTTTTTGGAGCACTATGTAAAACCTCAGGAAAATGCCAACAGAACCGAAGTAAGATGGATGGCTTTTACAACGCCTCAAAAAAATAGAGGTTTATTGGTGGTTGATGATGCCAAAGTTTTAAGCATGAGCGCCTGGCCGTATACACAGGAAAATTTAAGCGCTGCCAAACATACTTTTGATTTAAAAGATCCGGGATTTTTAACTGTAAATATAGATTTGATTCAGATGGGAGTGGGAGGAAATGACAGTTGGACGGCAGTTGCACAGCCTCTGGAACAATATCAAATTAAATCAGGAGATTATCAATATAGTTTTTATTTGGTTCCGTTTTCAGCAACGAAAAATGGATTGGAAGAAAGTTTGAAAAGGTTTAAATATTAATTTATGGCGTTAGACCTAACAGGTTTTAAAAACCTTTTAGGTCTTTGCTAGTAATAAGTATAGTTTGTCATTCCGACGAAGGAGACTCGAGAGATAGCGACTGGCGAAGCAAATCCCCGCGAGAAGCTTGACAAAGATTAGAGATTTAATATCAAATATAGCCCGAGGTTTCAACCTCGGGAAACGTATTGTGAAATTACGTTACGTTCCAATGGTTGAAAACCATTGGCTATGTTTTGTAATGACAAATTAAACCCGACAAGTTTTAAAACCTGTCGGGTTTGCCAACGAAATAAAGCAATAATAATGTTTCAAAAAAAACACCTCTTTTTAATGTTACTTCTTGCGGGATTCGTTTCCGCACAGGAACTTCATAAAAAAGAAACAACCGAGTTTCAAGCCACAATCGAATCCTCAAAACCCTGGGTATATTGGTATTGGATGAAATCGGCTTATTCTAAAGCAGGTATCACAGCCGATTTAGAAGCGATGAAACAAGCCGGAATTGCAGGTGCCTATTTAATGACCATAAAAGGTCCGGCCAATCCACCATTAATAGATCCGCCCGTTTTGCAATTGACACCGGAATTTTGGGAGATGATAAATTGGGCTTTTAAAGAAGCCAATAGATTAGGATTAAAAATGGCTTTTCATGGAGCCGATGGTTTTGCTGTTGCAGGCGGCCCTTGGATTACACCAGAAATGTCGATGCAAAAAATCGTTTGGTCAACAACTGAAATTGCCGGAGGAAAAACGATTACTTCAAAATTACCAGTTCCGGAACATTACAAAGACTATTATAAAGACATCGCGACTTTTGCTATTCCCATAAAAGAATATCAGACCACCTCGCAACTACAATTACCCAAAGTTAGCACTTCAAATAATACAGATGCCTCTTTTTTGGCTGATCCTAAAAAAGATGAAAATTTTAAGTTTGCCGAAAAAGGATGGATTCAATATGAATTTGCTCAGCCCTTTACCTGCAAATCAATCGTAATTGAAACCAAAGGAAGAGATTTTCAGGCGCAGCGCTTAATCGTTGAGGTAAGCAATGACGGAGTTAATTTTAAATTCCACGAAAGGATGGTTGCCCCGCGTCACGGCTGGCAGGATATGGATTTCCCACATACGCACACGATTACACCCGTAACTGCAAAATACTTCAGATTTGTTTATGATCCTGTTGGTACAGAACCTGGTGCCGAAGATTTGGATTTTGCCAAATGGAAACAGAATTTGAAAGTGAGTAAAATTACGCTTTCGAATCAGGCATTGATTGATAATTACGAAGGAAAATCAGGAGCAATTTGGCGTTTGAGTCCGGAAACTACATCAAAACAAATTCCGAATACAGAGTCTTTCAAAAAATCAGAAATCATCAATATTACCAATTTAGTGGATGCTAATGGAAACTTAAACTGGAAAGCACCAAAAGGGAAATGGAAAATTATCCGAATGGGACATACTTCTACCGGACATGAAAATGCTACTGGCGGAGCCGGAAAAGGTTTAGAAGTTGACAAATTTAATCCCGAATTAATTCGTTTTCAACTCGATCATTGGTTTGGCGAAATGGTCCGTACTATCGGACCTGATCTGGCTGCTAAAACTTTAGAGATCCTACATTTTGATAGTTGGGAATGCGGAAGCCAAAACTGGTCTTCCGTTTTTCAGGCTGAATTTCAAAAAAGACGCGGTTATAATTTAGTGGATTATTTACCTGTAATGGCTGGAATTCCTGTTGAAAGTGCTGATGTTTCAGAGAAAGTTTTATATGATGTTCGAAAAACAATTGCCGAATTAGTAGCCGATAATTTCTATGGAACTGTCGCTCAAATCGCCAAAGAAAATAACGTAAAGCTAAGCTCAGAAAATGTTGCGCCTGTAATAACAAGCGATGCGTTATTGCATTTTAAATATGTAGATTATCCGAGTGGGGAATTTTGGTTAAAAAGCCCAACACACGATAAACCATTTGATATGATAGATGCCATTTCTGGCGGACATATTTACGGAAAAGATATTATTCAGGCGGAATCTTTTACGGCTTTACGAATGGATTGGGACGAGCATCCTGGGAATTTAAAAACAACAGCCGACAGAAATTACGCTTTAGGAATTAACCGATTATTTTACCATGTTTTTGTACATAATCCGTGGACAGACAGAAAACCCGGAATGACTCTGGATGATATCGGAAGTTTTTTTCAAAGAGACCAAACCTGGTGGAAACCCGGAAAAGCATGGTTTGATTATTGCCAAAGAGTGCAATTGCAATTGCAAAAAGGAAAACCGGTTATTGATTTAGCGGTTTTTATTGGTGAAGATTTTCCGTCTCGCTCTCTTGTGCCGGATCGTTTAGTGCCGTTTATTCCGAATGTGTTTGGTGCTGCAAGACTGGAAAGCGAAAAAATACGTTTGGAAAATGAGGGGCAACCAACGACAAAAATGCCGAAAGAAGTTACGTATTCTAAAAACAATACCGATTTATCGCAATGGATAAATCCGTTAAATGGGTATCAATACGATTCTTTTAATGCCGATGTTTTAATCAACAAAGCCAAAGTCGAAAACGGTAAAATATCTTTTGGTGGCGGAATCGAATACGGCGCTTTATTATTTCCGGGAAGTCATAAAATGGCTCCGAATAAAATGATTTCTTTGGCTGCAGCCGAAAAAATGTTGCAATTAGTAAAAGAGGGAGCAACTATTTTTGTGGATGAAAAACCAGATTTACAACCTGGAATGCATTCAGATGAAGATCATAAAAAATGGCAAAATGTTATTGATGAAATCTGGACAAATAATTCTAATGTATCAACGTGGAAAATCGGAAAAGGAACGATTATTAAATTACCTTATTTAGGAAATGATTTTGCTTCAATTGGAATTGAACAAGATCTTTATTTTCCTAAATTAAACCGAGCCGATTCAGAGACAATCGCGTGGACACACAGAAAATCGAATGAAGAAGAAATCTATTTTTTATCCAATCAAAAAGGAGAAAAAAGAAGTTTTGAAGCTTCGTTTAGAGTAGCAGGAAAAATTCCTCAATTATATAATCCGGTAACGGATAAAACGACTGTTTTATCTGATTGGAAAATAGAAAATGGAAGAACTATTATTCCAATTGTACTGGAAGCGAACGAATCTTGTTTTATCATTTTTAAAGAAAATACCAAAGAAACACTTTCTAATAAAAAGCAGAATTATGCCGATTTAGAAACCGTTCAGACTTTAGATGAAAATTGGGAAATACAATTCGATCCTGCATTTCACGGACCAAAAGAAGTGGTGAAAACAAATAAACTATTTGATTGGAGTACTTCAACAAATGATCAGATTAAATATTATTCAGGAACAGCAGTTTATAAAAAGGATTTTATCTCGAAAGGAAAACCCAACGAGAAATTCTGGCTTGATTTAGGAACAATTGCCAATATTGCTGAGGTAACCGTAAACGGAATCAACTGCGGAACAATATGGACTTTTCCTTATAAAGCAGATATTTCAGAAGCCTTAAAAAAAGGAAAAAATAGCATAGAAATTAAAATCACAAATACCTGGGCAAACCGATTAATTGGCGATGAAAAATTACCAAAAGAACAAAGATTAACCTGGACAACAGCACCTTTTAGGTTACATGAAGGAATATTATTAAAAGCCGGATTGTTGGGGCCGGTTACGATTGTGAAAGAAAAAAAATAAATTTCATCTAGTTTCAAATGAGTACAGACAAAATATGTCGCTCCGATGGAGCTATTTTTTGGGATGTTATTTCTTTCTATAAATATACCGTCCCGATGGGACTAAAAAACTCCGTAGGAGTGAAATGTTTATAGAAAAAGGAATGTTTGAGATTAGTTTAAGCTCCAGAGGAGCGACATCTATCTAAGATAATTTTAAGAATAAAATAAAATGAAAGATTGTAAACACATTTTTATTGCCTTGATTACACTTTTAGCAAGTTTCCAAATCAACGCAAAAATCAAATTGCCGGCCTTGTTTTCAGATAATATGATGTTGCAGCAAAAATCTAATGCACCAATGTGGGGCTGGGCTGAAAAGAATGGAAACCTGACCATTAAAACGTCATGGAATTCCAAAATCTACAAAACAAAAGCCGACAATCAGGGAAAATGGAAAACAGCCTTGCAAACACCAGTTGCCGGAGGACCATTTACAATTGAAGTTACAGAAGGAACTGAAAAAGTAATCGTAAAAAATGTATTAATTGGAGAAGTTTGGTTGTGTTCAGGACAGTCCAATATGGAAATGCCTTTGAAAGGTTTTCAGGGACAACCGGTAACAAATGGAAATAATATTATTGTGAGATCGACCAATAAAAACATTCGTTTAATTACGATTCCGCGTGCTACAGTTTTAGAACCTTTAACCGACTTTGAAGGAAAATGGGAAGTGGCTTCTCCAAAATCGACTTCAAATTTCAGTGCAACAGCCTGGTATTTCGGTTCGCTTTTACAGGAAGTTTTAGATGTTCCGGTAGGATTAATTCATGTTTCGTACGGCGGTTCAAGCATGGAAGCGTGGATGAATCAGGAAATGTTGAAAGATTTTGCAAGCGTTAAAATTCCAACTACGAAGGAAGAATTGGCAAAAGATCCCAATCGTGTACCAACGACTTTGTTTAACGGAATGCTCTCACCGGTTATTGGTTACGGAATCAAGGGCTGTATTTGGTATCAGGGTGAATCAAATTACGAAAGAGCTTCTGAATACAAAGACTTAATGAAAAAAATGGTGAGCAGTTGGAGAGCGTTGTGGAAACAAGGAGATTTCCCTTTTTATTACGCTCAGATTGCACCTTTTAATTATGCATCATTTCATCCAAAAGATTATTTAGATAAATACAATTCCGCTTATTTGAGAGAAGCGCAATTGAAGGCAACAAAGGAAATTCCGAATTCGGCAATGGCGGTTTTAATGGATATTGGGGAAGAAAATAGTATTCATCCAATGGATAAAGAAAAAGGCGGAAACCGATTGGCATATCAGGCTTTGGCAAGAACTTATGGTTTTGAGGGTTTCGAATTCGAGAGCCCGAAATACAAATCAATGGAAATAAAAGATAATTCTGTAACCGTTTCTTTTGATGATGTTGCGAACGGAATTACCTCATATGATAAAGAAGTTTTAGGTTTTGAACTGGCGGGAGAAGACAAAATATTTTATCCTGCAAAAACCGTAGTTCGCAGAAAATCAGTAGTTTTAACTTCGGATAAAGTGACAAAACCAGTGGCGGTTCGTTACTTGTTTAAAGACTTTGTAAAAGCAGAATTGTTTAGTGCAGGAGGTTTGCCTGTTTCTTCTTTTCGAACAGATGAGTGGTAGTCGATTAAACCTTTTATAATATAGGAAGTCTAATTAATTCATTTAAGTTATTTACTTAATTAGTTAAAGATTTGGATTAAGCCTGACCGGTTTTAAATATCTGTCAGGTTTGTATTGAA contains:
- a CDS encoding glycosyl hydrolase produces the protein MLLLAGFVSAQELHKKETTEFQATIESSKPWVYWYWMKSAYSKAGITADLEAMKQAGIAGAYLMTIKGPANPPLIDPPVLQLTPEFWEMINWAFKEANRLGLKMAFHGADGFAVAGGPWITPEMSMQKIVWSTTEIAGGKTITSKLPVPEHYKDYYKDIATFAIPIKEYQTTSQLQLPKVSTSNNTDASFLADPKKDENFKFAEKGWIQYEFAQPFTCKSIVIETKGRDFQAQRLIVEVSNDGVNFKFHERMVAPRHGWQDMDFPHTHTITPVTAKYFRFVYDPVGTEPGAEDLDFAKWKQNLKVSKITLSNQALIDNYEGKSGAIWRLSPETTSKQIPNTESFKKSEIINITNLVDANGNLNWKAPKGKWKIIRMGHTSTGHENATGGAGKGLEVDKFNPELIRFQLDHWFGEMVRTIGPDLAAKTLEILHFDSWECGSQNWSSVFQAEFQKRRGYNLVDYLPVMAGIPVESADVSEKVLYDVRKTIAELVADNFYGTVAQIAKENNVKLSSENVAPVITSDALLHFKYVDYPSGEFWLKSPTHDKPFDMIDAISGGHIYGKDIIQAESFTALRMDWDEHPGNLKTTADRNYALGINRLFYHVFVHNPWTDRKPGMTLDDIGSFFQRDQTWWKPGKAWFDYCQRVQLQLQKGKPVIDLAVFIGEDFPSRSLVPDRLVPFIPNVFGAARLESEKIRLENEGQPTTKMPKEVTYSKNNTDLSQWINPLNGYQYDSFNADVLINKAKVENGKISFGGGIEYGALLFPGSHKMAPNKMISLAAAEKMLQLVKEGATIFVDEKPDLQPGMHSDEDHKKWQNVIDEIWTNNSNVSTWKIGKGTIIKLPYLGNDFASIGIEQDLYFPKLNRADSETIAWTHRKSNEEEIYFLSNQKGEKRSFEASFRVAGKIPQLYNPVTDKTTVLSDWKIENGRTIIPIVLEANESCFIIFKENTKETLSNKKQNYADLETVQTLDENWEIQFDPAFHGPKEVVKTNKLFDWSTSTNDQIKYYSGTAVYKKDFISKGKPNEKFWLDLGTIANIAEVTVNGINCGTIWTFPYKADISEALKKGKNSIEIKITNTWANRLIGDEKLPKEQRLTWTTAPFRLHEGILLKAGLLGPVTIVKEKK
- a CDS encoding sialate O-acetylesterase; amino-acid sequence: MKDCKHIFIALITLLASFQINAKIKLPALFSDNMMLQQKSNAPMWGWAEKNGNLTIKTSWNSKIYKTKADNQGKWKTALQTPVAGGPFTIEVTEGTEKVIVKNVLIGEVWLCSGQSNMEMPLKGFQGQPVTNGNNIIVRSTNKNIRLITIPRATVLEPLTDFEGKWEVASPKSTSNFSATAWYFGSLLQEVLDVPVGLIHVSYGGSSMEAWMNQEMLKDFASVKIPTTKEELAKDPNRVPTTLFNGMLSPVIGYGIKGCIWYQGESNYERASEYKDLMKKMVSSWRALWKQGDFPFYYAQIAPFNYASFHPKDYLDKYNSAYLREAQLKATKEIPNSAMAVLMDIGEENSIHPMDKEKGGNRLAYQALARTYGFEGFEFESPKYKSMEIKDNSVTVSFDDVANGITSYDKEVLGFELAGEDKIFYPAKTVVRRKSVVLTSDKVTKPVAVRYLFKDFVKAELFSAGGLPVSSFRTDEW
- a CDS encoding glycosylase, translated to MKTKYLIITLTALFISSCATTKYKKREINETVMQEIYNEIKTPYKYGLVMVPTDNSYKMDCPSVFRKDGKWFMTYLIYGGRGYETWLAESDDLLHWKHLGKVMSFSENEQHWDVNQKAGYISLQDPTWGGSYEWEKYEDKYWMSYFGGDSKGYEAGVLSIGMAYTKESPTKAHEFQRLEKPVLTPKDNDARWWDNSTMYKNSVIRDKDKLTGHNFIMYYNARGDSLNPAKGAERIAMAVSNDMKQWKRYGNKPLINHHKGISGDAYIQRINDTWVMFYFGAFWTGWNQGAFNRFAVSNDLVNWTDWKGEDLIKSSEPYDDMFAHKSFVVKYNGVVYHFYCAVNKAEQRGIAIASSKDLGKSEMNFVAPPEKKEKK
- a CDS encoding glycoside hydrolase family 2 TIM barrel-domain containing protein, with amino-acid sequence MKYNIKPMFTSKSKYKKSFSIFRFSITFYILLLTIGAQAQSVTGEPAGIPELHKKYEFAPWEDPTVTSINRQPSRATAYSYANVEDALKGDRTKSRLKMLTGDWDFKYASNLKEASKDFYKGRVAGWDKIEVPSNWELKGYDIPIYKSAVYPFRPINPPFIPKDYNGVGSYQRTFTVPENWKDMTVTLHFGGVSSGFQVWLNGEFLGYGEDSCLPSEFDITPYLKEGENVVSVQVIRWTDGSYLEDQDHWRVSGIQREVFIMAEPKLRIQDFFYQTKLDKEYKDASFQLRPKVENLTGEKIKDYTFQAQLYDANNVALFKEPLKKPVIDMINESYPRLDNVRFGMFKENIANPKKWSSEEPNLYTLVMSIKDVNGNITEAKSCKVGFRSIEFSKENGKMLINGKETYVYGVNRHDQHPTKGKAVNREDIKQDITTIKKFNFNLIRTSHYPNDPYFYELCDQYGIMVMDEANQETHGIGGKLSNDPKWTNAYLERMTRMVERDKNHPSVVFWSLGNEGGKGPNHAAMSGWVHDFDITRPVHYEPAQGNPRLEGYIDPLDPRYPKTIDHAYRFENPQDEPYVDMVSRFYPGVFTPKFLVDQKKDTRPIIFVEYSHAMGNSVGNLKELWDEFRSLPRVIGGCIWEFKDQGLVKKDPATGQEFFAHGGDFGEKYHDGNFNTKGIVDSNGKPKGSIYENKWIYQPATSTLKDNFQLEIKNRQAVKSLADYIPVLKILENGNIIKTQILKPFNLEAGQSTVLDVKQYLPKLKKDTEYFLNIEFQLSKEELWASKGYAVAEDQFLLKKSDVVLDFKNEKDSKFKATETDSDFKIKGKNFDINISKTNGALNSYVFNGEEQVFAPLLPNFVRPLTDNDKRGWKSHKVLKPWYQAKPKLVNTKMAIAIDGTIITSDYEIIKDSAQVQVVYKINENGVIKVDYNLKATNKLPNIPKIGMQMGIQRKFDQISWYGKGELENYIDRIFGSFVGKYSLPINDFLEHYVKPQENANRTEVRWMAFTTPQKNRGLLVVDDAKVLSMSAWPYTQENLSAAKHTFDLKDPGFLTVNIDLIQMGVGGNDSWTAVAQPLEQYQIKSGDYQYSFYLVPFSATKNGLEESLKRFKY